Within Sorangiineae bacterium MSr11367, the genomic segment AGGGTTCCGTTGTACGGGTTGGGGGTGTGCCTGGTTTGCTGGCTCGTGGCCGCCGTCGTTGGTCGGTGGGCGAGACGCGGGTGAGCGATGCGGGATCGGCGACCAATTCTCGAAAGTGACGATTCCGGGAGACAAAGCGGCCTTCCCCTCGGGCATATTCCGAACGCTCCTCGCTTACGGCACCATCTTGCTCGGGCTGCCCGCTTTGGCCGTCGCCGCCCTCGCGTGCCACATAATCTAGGGTTTGGCTCCCCCGGCCAAGATACTCTTCAATCCCTGCAACATCGTTGCACGATCTCCCTAAGCGTATTCTCATATTCATCATCCGCCAGCCAGTCCACACTTGTAGCGTTGATGATTTGAGCAACAAAATCCGGACGCCATGACGATATAGACTCCTCAATCTCGGAGACCAGCGGCGCTAAAGACGAATTCTTTCGAAGGTATCGGCGCGCAAGATCGATCGCGGCAACATTTGCCGTGGCGATCAGCTCTTCCTTATCGCCCATATCAACCGAGTCAAGATTGAACCAGCTCGTGAGAACGGTAACGAAGGCAGGGTCCAGCGACTTTGATGGCATCAACTCTCCTTTGAGCTCGAAAATTCGCCGCAATTCATTATCGCACTGGCCACTTTGGACTATTCAATCGCTTGCGGAACGCGGCGGCGCTCATGGGCTTCGCGCATCCTACCTGGCGGCCGTCGCGGTGTCATGTGCTGTCATTTGCCGGTGACCATCGCCAGCCATAGCGTTATCGTCATGAAATTCCTTCGACGTCTGGCGCTAGTGCTTCTGGTTTCGCAAGTCGTCCTCTCTCTCGGCAATCGGCGCGCTTTTGCCGAAAGCTGCGATGATGAGTGCACCGTCGATCCCGGCGGCATTACATGCAACTGGGATACAGAGGAGGAGGAGCGCACCGAGCGCGAATGCAAGGAGCGGTGCCAGCTCCGCTGGAGCACACCCCCGAGGCACTAGCCGAACGATCTTCTACGGCTCTTTTCCGCACGCTCCAACAAAGCAGCGCCCCGCCCGTGCGACGGAACTTCCTCATGAGCCTGGTGGGTTGGCAGAAGCAATCAATGTCGTCACTAGGCCGGGTAGGAATCATGTTTGGTCCGTCGGGGCCACCAGACATCGGACTTAGTCCGCATCCGCGTTATAGCCATATATATGACATTTGACGCTACCGTTACTAGAACACCTCGCCGAAGGGTGCGCCGTGCGTACCTTCCAAATCCTCGAGCCACTTCCGAGGTTTGCCCCCAAGCGCGTCGAACATGTTCCGCTCAGCAACTCCGACCATCGGATAGACCGTCGACAACACTTCACTCCGTTAGATCAAGTCGTTGCATTAAGGCCAACTTGACCTCATCACGAATCTTGGAGTCCGCAAAACTTCCGTAAACCGAGACGGACTCGCCCCATGTCCGGGCCAACAGAGCTGAATCGTCCTCGCGCTCTAAGCAGGTTTGGCAATCGTCACTAAACCAATATGGCTGAAAGCCTAGCTCCAAGGTGGCGCGTCGTATGCTTGGCACCAGATTTCCGTCATTCTTTTGCAACTGGAGGGTAGTTCCCCGCTTTAGCCGCGCATTGGCAAACACTTTCCGATAGAGAAAATTTCGAAAACTGAGAGCCAGCGTATAGTCCACCTCCCCCCACCAACTCACCACAACGCTCGGCTCCTCGGTGCCTTTCCGTGCCTCGTCGGAATAGAGCAGCGCGCGCTCACCGGAACTTCCGTTGACTCCAACTATTACCATATTTGGTGGTATCTCCGACTCCTCACTGTCGGCCTGCTCCAAATAGTAATCTATGAGGGCCTCGGGTTTCGAACTAGCATCATCAGAAAGCTTCACGATGCCATCGTTCGCACCAAATTCGCGCAAATATTCTAAATATAGCGGAGGAAGAGGCAGCCGCGCCAACGCAGTGAGGCGCTCGATCTCTCTGGGGTCCGCACCGGCTCGATCACGAGCGACTTCCTGCCCAACAATGCGCTCGAGGAAATCGATAAAATCTTTTATATCATCGCTTCGTTCGGTGGCAATCACTTGATGATCCTCCAAGGTATTTCGGTCTGCACACGGCTGTCACTTGGCCCCACCAGCGCTCGAAATCGTTGTGTACTCACCGCCGTTGCACTGGCACGTTCCGCACGGTTCCATCTTCTTGTAACCTCCGGGAGTCGACGGTTCATCCCTTTTGTGCGCTTCCGGGAATGACTTCTCGGGGCCGGCCCAGATCGTCTGATAAGACTCTGGCGGCGAATTGCTTTCACCGGCCGCTTGGGCGGCCGCGGGTTCGGAGCACTGCCCCTTCTTGGGAGCGTCATCCGGGCCGTCTTTGAGGCGCGAAGCGTCTACGTCATTTGATGCTGCACGGAATTTGGTCCTTTGCTCGGGTGGTTTGCCCTTTTCCTGCTCGTTGAGATGACGCTCAACCTGTTTAGCTTGACTTGCTCGCTCGGGATCCTTACCGGACATGCCAAACGATACGCTACCGTCGGCATGCTCAATGACGGTTACGCTACGTTTTCGCTTTATCGCGGGCTGAACCTCCGCCATTGCCCGGGCAACTCGGTCGGCATGTGCATCCGTTTTGCCTCCACCTCGTTTGAGGTTGGGAAAGGCAGGACGCTTCTTCGCCGGTGCATCCGGCGAATCTGGTAGATGCGAGTCCTGTGTGACGGGTTTGCCCTTTTTCTCAGGTTCCGCCGGTGGGGTGGCCGGGCAGGGTTGGTCGGCCAGTCCGCGGACATCGACGTTCCGGAGTGGATTGCCGGAGCCATACCCGTACAGATTGAACCCGCCGCGGATGCCTTGCGGATCAGATTCGAGGAATTGGCCAAGCTCCGGGCTGTAATAGCGAAACCGGACGTAATGTAGTCCTGTTGCGACATCGAAGTAGTGTCCGGGCCATCGCAGCGGCTGGTGGAAGTCGTGTCCCACTTCGACGTGAACGGTGCCGTAAGCCGCATAGCGGCCGCGCCAGACCACTTCGCCGGCATCATTTTGGACGACCTCGGGGGCACCGAGATGATTCGAGAAGACGAAATAGCGAACGCCGCTGCTTGGATCCGCGGCCGTACTCGCATAGTCAACGAACATCAAGGGGATGAGCGCAAGTTCGTCGACATAAACGTAGACACGAAGTCGCTTGTCCGGAAGAACTTCGGCTGCGAGACGATCTCCGTCCCAATAGAAGGTCGTCTTGGCGCCGTTAAAGGTCGTCTCGGTTCGGCGCCCGAGCACGTCGTATCGCGCAGACCAAGCGAAAGATGGGCCATCTACGTGTGTGAGTTGGTCAAGCGAATCGTGTGTCAGGCGGAATGTGCCCGATGGGGTATGGCGCGCACTGAGGCTGTCACGATGGTCGTATTCGAACCGACTGCCGTTCGCTTCGAGTAGCCGCTGACGGGCAAGCGTGGCCCTGCTTAGCCCTGGCGCTTCGACGAGCGTGCTGCTCTGAGTGTACTTGAAGGTATTTGTTTGACCGTTTGGCGCTGTTTCGCCAACGAGACGATGGGCTGCATCGTAGGCGAAGTGGTGCGTGCCGCGTGCGCTATCGTGTATGGCGCGGACATCGCCCTCACCCGAGCGCTCATAGAGACGAGACCAGCGGTGCCCGTTCGAGGTAAAGGCAATCTTGGCTAGGCAGTAGCCCTTTGGGTGATACTGGGCAACCTCTGTTATCCCATTCGACATTCGTCGGCGAACGACGCCGCCGTGGCACGTTTGCACGGCGTGCTTCGCGCCTGTTGGGTCGATGACATAAACCGTATTGCGGTGCCCACGCACATACTTGGTGCCGAACTTATTGAGCACTCGTATCTCATCGAGCTCGCCTTCGACAAATCGACGTCGTACGCCCTCGCCGTTGCGATCCTCGCGAGTCGTCCGTCCCGAGATATCGTACTCGAAACCGTAAGTATCCCTGGTGCCATCGGCGGCCTCGACGACTGCTCCAGCGAGGCGACGCGCATGAGTATAAACGAGCTGGTGGCGCTCGCCGCTAGCGAGTCGCAGGGTTACTTGTCGTCCGTCGTTGGCCCTCTCGTAGCGGAGCAGGTTCTTCCCGCGTCCGTCGAACTTTTCTGCGAGTTCGTCGCGTTCGTCATACCTGTACGTCTCGTGGACAACGCCGTCGCGCATGACACCGGCGAGGCGATTCTTCAGGTCGTAACCGTAGTCCGTCGTAAGCCCACCCGCGTCAACGATACGAAGAGGCAGGAGGCGCCGCGAGTGTACGACTTCTGTGGTGGCACCGACGGGATTGATGATTTGGTGCGGCCGGTTCCAAGACGTTATGCTCCACCGCCAAGTGGAACCGTCAAAATCAGTAAAGCGAGTCCGATTCGCCGAGACGTCGTAAGACCATGATCGACGTGTATTATCGTGCCGTTCTGTCCGAAGCGAGACCCCTTGGAGGTCTTTTACCTCGGTCTCATTCCAGCGGTCGGCAAAATCGACACTCATCGTGCCGGTCGCCGGAGGTGTAAGTGCGTCGATAACGAACGCTGGCAGCCGGTCGACTTCGAGGTAACGGCGGATCGGTAATCCGTGGTCCTCAGGAAGAAGGGTTCCATATTCCCATTCGCGGGCGTTGGAGGCTACATAGTGCTCCGGTTCCCGCGGGGATTGGCCCATCGGCCACACATGGCCTGTAGAATCGCGCCGGCCGACGGCCTTCCCGGTATCATCTCGAACAATCTCGAACTGGCGACCTGCCTCGTCGATTTCGGCGCAGAGTTGGCCGTCGTCGTCGAGTTCGCGGCGGTGTTCGCCGCCGTAGGGGTCGATGATTCGGGAGAGGTATCCGTCGTGGTGCTCGTAGACCCAGTGGCCGCCGTCGGCGAGGGTGACGATGGTGGCGCCTTGGAGGTATTCGAGTTTGACTTCTTCGACGCCGTCTTCGGCGGTGGAGTGGACGCAGCGGCCGTTGCTGTCGTAGGAGTAGTAGAAGGAGTAGCCGCGGCGGTCGACCAATTTGGTCATCCGCGAGTGTTGGTCGTAGGCGAATGAGAAGGTGTTTCGGTATCGGTCGGTTCCGCCGAGGAGATGGCCGTGGGCGTCGTAGTGGTAGGAGAGGAGGAATTCCTCGGTTGGGGACGCGGGGGATGGCAGTAATGTGAATTGGGCGATGTGGGGGCGGGGGCGGCCCGTTCGTGGGTCGGGGATGGTGACCCAGTCGATTCGGGTGGTGCGGCCTAGGGCGTCGACGACGGAGGTGAGGAGGCCGGTGGTGCCGTCGTAAAAGAGGCGGGTCGTGCCCTTTTCGTGGGAAATGGCGGCGAGGCGGGCGGGCCAGTCGGGGCGCCATAGTTCGAATTCGAGAATGCCCTGTTCTTCGTCGGGAAGATGGACGCGGTACCAGTTCGATTGGACGCGCTCGAGTTGGTAGCCGTAGCGAGCGACGCGGGTGCCGTCGGCGCCCAACATCGGGAAGGAGATGCGGCGGCCGTCGGCGGCGACGTAGCCAACCGTGTTGTTGTACGTGAATCGGAGTTCGTGGTCGAAATCGTGGCGGTGGCCCCAGCCGAGACCGCGGTTTTCAGCGTGGTTTGCGCTGCTGTAGTGGCGGACGAATTCGAATGGGAATGGGGCTTCGAGGCGGAAGTCGAAGGTCGAATCGGTGATGGCGCCGGTGATGACGTCCACCGGGTCGCCGACGAAACGTGCTGCGTCTTCACGTCGAAAACGATTCGCGCAGCCCATGGTTTGCCCCTCGCCTGCCGCGGTCCGTGAAAGGGTATCGCGCCCGCGCAGCGGTGATGGCTGCGCGGGCCACTATTGCGCTTTATTGCGCCTGCAGGAGCACCGCGGCCTTTGCGACGCCGTCAGGGCCGTCGAAACCGCTCGCTCCGGCCTTGCTGTCCGAAGCAACGGCATCGCCCCCGGAACCTTTGAGTCCGTGGTTTTGTCCGGGCGGGGTCGTGATCCATTTATCCTGGGTGTCGATGTCCTGGGTA encodes:
- a CDS encoding DUF6531 domain-containing protein, which produces MGCANRFRREDAARFVGDPVDVITGAITDSTFDFRLEAPFPFEFVRHYSSANHAENRGLGWGHRHDFDHELRFTYNNTVGYVAADGRRISFPMLGADGTRVARYGYQLERVQSNWYRVHLPDEEQGILEFELWRPDWPARLAAISHEKGTTRLFYDGTTGLLTSVVDALGRTTRIDWVTIPDPRTGRPRPHIAQFTLLPSPASPTEEFLLSYHYDAHGHLLGGTDRYRNTFSFAYDQHSRMTKLVDRRGYSFYYSYDSNGRCVHSTAEDGVEEVKLEYLQGATIVTLADGGHWVYEHHDGYLSRIIDPYGGEHRRELDDDGQLCAEIDEAGRQFEIVRDDTGKAVGRRDSTGHVWPMGQSPREPEHYVASNAREWEYGTLLPEDHGLPIRRYLEVDRLPAFVIDALTPPATGTMSVDFADRWNETEVKDLQGVSLRTERHDNTRRSWSYDVSANRTRFTDFDGSTWRWSITSWNRPHQIINPVGATTEVVHSRRLLPLRIVDAGGLTTDYGYDLKNRLAGVMRDGVVHETYRYDERDELAEKFDGRGKNLLRYERANDGRQVTLRLASGERHQLVYTHARRLAGAVVEAADGTRDTYGFEYDISGRTTREDRNGEGVRRRFVEGELDEIRVLNKFGTKYVRGHRNTVYVIDPTGAKHAVQTCHGGVVRRRMSNGITEVAQYHPKGYCLAKIAFTSNGHRWSRLYERSGEGDVRAIHDSARGTHHFAYDAAHRLVGETAPNGQTNTFKYTQSSTLVEAPGLSRATLARQRLLEANGSRFEYDHRDSLSARHTPSGTFRLTHDSLDQLTHVDGPSFAWSARYDVLGRRTETTFNGAKTTFYWDGDRLAAEVLPDKRLRVYVYVDELALIPLMFVDYASTAADPSSGVRYFVFSNHLGAPEVVQNDAGEVVWRGRYAAYGTVHVEVGHDFHQPLRWPGHYFDVATGLHYVRFRYYSPELGQFLESDPQGIRGGFNLYGYGSGNPLRNVDVRGLADQPCPATPPAEPEKKGKPVTQDSHLPDSPDAPAKKRPAFPNLKRGGGKTDAHADRVARAMAEVQPAIKRKRSVTVIEHADGSVSFGMSGKDPERASQAKQVERHLNEQEKGKPPEQRTKFRAASNDVDASRLKDGPDDAPKKGQCSEPAAAQAAGESNSPPESYQTIWAGPEKSFPEAHKRDEPSTPGGYKKMEPCGTCQCNGGEYTTISSAGGAK